The genomic DNA AACCCTGTTctcaaccccataacccccccttccagccccctaACTCAAtttcccagccccacaaccccctccccagccccataacccccccttccagccccataactccctccccagccccacaaccccCGTCCCAGACCCATACCCAACCCCacaaccccctccccagccccataaccccccccttccagccccctaACTCAAtttcccagccccacaaccccctcccagccccataacCAGCCCCCTaaccccctcccctgccccccagGGATGATGGAGGTGCTCCCCGACCGCTGCACACccagccccataaccccccccagccccataaccagccccataacccccatcccagccccataacccctctcccagccccataaCCATGTCTCCTGGCCCCATaacctgctccccagccccatacCCAACCCCACAACCCCATCTCCCAGCCCCATAACCCCATTCTCAGCCCCATAACTCAGTCTCCTGGCCCCAtaaccccctccccagccccataaccAACCCCACaatcccctccccagccccataaccccctccccagccccataaccAGCCCCATaacccctctcccagccccataaccccatctcccagccccacaaccacctccccagccccataacccccctcccagccccataacCAGCCCCacaaccccctccccagccccataacccccccttCCAGCTCCCTAACTCAAtttcccagccccacaaccccctccccagccccataaccAACCCCACaacccccttccagccccataaccccatctcccagccccataacccccccagacccctccccagccccctccccagccccataacccccctcccagccccataacCAGCCCCCTaaccccctcccctgcccccccagGGATGATGGAGGTGCTCCCCGACCGCTGCGTGCCCATCGCCAAGCGGGAGCTGCTCTACATGGGGGCGGTGGGGGCCgcgtgctggctggggggcatcATCTTCATCGACCGCAAGCGCACCCACGACGCCATCAGCGTCATGGCCGAGGCCGCGCACACCATGCTCAGCCAGGACGTCagtggggggggtctgggggggtgtggggtgggtttggggggggtgtgggggggcttggggggggtttgggggggatatgggggggatatggggtaGGGATGGGGGGATATGGGAGGatatggggtggttatggggtgaaatggggggttatgggggggtgtggggtgggtatggggggatatggggtgggTATGGGGTGGatatggggtgctatgggggggatatggggtgaTATCTGGTGGTTGTGGGGTGatatggggtgctatggggggatatgggaggatatggggtggttatggggtgctatggggggatatggggtggttgtggggggatatgggggatGTGGGGTGAgtatggggtggttatggggggatatggggtggttatggggtgctatggggggatgtggggtggttatggggtgctatggggggatgtggggtggttatggggtgctatgggggggttgtggggtgatgtggggtggggttgggggggtgtggggtcGGTATGGGGTGGGTATGGGGGAtatggggtgggtttggggggatttggggtggatatagggggatatggggtggttatggggggatatggggggttatggggggatatggggtggtgtggggggttatggggggatatggggtggttgtggggtgctatggggggttatagggggatTATGGGGTGatatggggtggttatggggggatatggggtgatgggagggggttatggggggatatggggtgggtatggggggatatggggggatATTGGGGAGTtatggggggatatggggtgatgtggggtggttatggggcgATATGGGGGGATGTGGGGTGgctatggggtgctatggggtaGATAAAGGGGGATATGGGGTGATATCTGGTGGTTATGGGGTGATAtgggggggatgtggggtggATATGGGTTGGTTATGGGGGGATATGGGGCACTATGGGGCAGATATAGGGTGattatggggcgctatggggtgaTATGGGGTAGATgtggggggatatggggtgaTGTGGGGTGGGTATGGGGGGATGTGGGGTGGATATGGCTCTCTATGGGGCTGACCCCTCTCTATGGGGCCGACCCCTTTCTATGGGGCTGACCCCTTTCCATGGGGCCGACCCCTTTCTATGGGGCCGACCCCTTTCTATGGGGCCGACCCCTCTCTATGGGGCCGACCCCTTTCTATGGGGCTGACCCCTCGCTATGGGGCCGAGCCCTCTCTATGGGGCTGACCCCTCTTCTATGGGGCCGACCCCTTTCTATGGGGCTGACCCCTCTTCTATGGGGCTGACCCCTTTCTATGGGGCTGACCCCTTTCTATGGGGCTGACCCCTCGCTATGGGGCCGCCCCCCAGGTCCGGGTTTGGGTTTTCCCCGAGGGGACGCGCAACCACGGGGGCTCCATGCTGCCCTTCAAGCGCGGAGCCTTCCACCTCGCCGTGCAGGCCCAggtatggggcgctatggggcagccgtggggcagctatggggcagccgtggggcagctgtggggcagctATGTGAcatctatggggcagctatggggtgctatggggcagctatggggcagttatggggtgctatggggcactacggggcagctatggggcgctatggggcagttatggggcgctatggggcagctatggggcagctatggggcaacTATGGGGCCGCTATGGGGTGATATGGGgctgctatggggcagctatgggatGCTATGGGCCACTATGGGCCACTATAGGGTgctatggggtgctatggggcagccatggggcagttatggggtgctatggggcagctatggggcagctgtggggcagTTATGTGACATCTACGGGACAgctatggggtgctatggggcagctatgtgACATCTATGTGGCactatggggcgctatggggcagctatggggcgctatggggcagctatggggcagccgTGGGGCAGTTATGTGAcatctatggggcagctatggggtgctatggggcagctatgtgACATCTATGTGGCACTATGGGGCGCTACAGCGCagctatggggcgctatggggcagttatggggcagctatggggcagctgtggggcagTTATGTGAcatctatggggcagctatggggtgctatggggcagctatgtgACATCTATGTGGCACTATGGGGCGCTacggggcagctatggggcgctatggggcagttatggggcgctatggggcagctgtggggcgctatggggtgaTATGGGGCCGCTATGTGGCAGCTATGAGGCGCTATGGGCCACTATGAGCCgctatggggtgctatggggcagccatggggcagctatggggcgctatggggcagctatggggcagccccactGAGGGTCCCCCCCCGTGTGCCCCCCAGGTCCCCGTGGTCCCCATCGTCATCTCGTCCTACCAGCACTTCTACAGCAAGCAGGAGCGGCGCTTCACGCCCGGTGAGGggggggatctatggggcaggagctatggggcaggagctatggggcagggctaTGGGGCGCGGGTCTGTGGGGAGGGCTTGGGGGTGgatggggaggatttggggggtggagggggtgctctgggggctgcctgggtgtggggtggggtgttgtgggctgtggggtgggctatggggcagggctatggggcagggctATGGGTCCAGCTATGGGGCTGGCTTTGGGGCAGGCTATGGGGTAGGGCTATGGGGCTGGGTTATGGGGTTGGATATGGGGCTGAGTGTTGGGCAGGCTATGGGGCTGGTTATGGGGCAGGCTATGGGGCAGGGCTATGGGGCTGGGCTATAGGGCTGGCTATGGGGCTGGCTATGGATCCAGCTATGGGTCCTGCTATGGGGCTGTGCTATTAGGTAGGCTATGGGTCTGGTTATGGGGCATGGTTATGGGTCTGGCTATGGGTCTGGGCTATGGGTCTGGCTATGGGGCAGGGCTATAGGGTGGGCTATGGGTCCGGCTATGGGTTGGGCTATGGGGCTGGGCTATTAGGCTATGGGTCTGGCTATGGTTCTgggctatggggcagggctATGGGGCAGGCTATAGGACTAGCTATAGGGTGGGCTATGGGGCTGGTTATGGGTCCAGCTATGGGCCCATCTATGGGTCTAGCTATGGGTCTGGGCTATGGGTctgagctatggggcaggaccATGGGGCAGGGCTCTGGGCCCATCTATGGGTCCAGCTGTGGGTCtgggctatggggcaggatcctGGCCCCATCTATGGGTCTGGGCTCTGGGTCTGAGCTATAGGGCAGGGCTCCGTCCCCATCTATGGGTCTGAGCTATGGGTctgagctatggggcaggacccTGACCCCATCTATGGGTCTGGGCTCTGGGTctgagctatggggcaggaccACGACCCCATCTATGGGTCTGAGCTATGGGTctgagctatggggcagggccACGACCCCATCTATGGGTCCGGGCTATGGGTCTGGCTATGGGGCAGGCTATAGAACTAGCTATAGGGTGGGCTATGGGGCTGGTTATGGGTCCCGCTATGGGCCCATCTATGGGTCTGGGCTCTGGGTctgagctatggggcaggacccTGACCCCATCTATGGGTCTGGCTATGGGGCAGGCTATAGGACTAGCTATAGGGTGGGCTATGGGGCTGGTTATGGGTCCAGCTATGGGTCCGGCTATGGGTctgagctatggggcaggacccTGGCCCCATCTATGGGTCTGAGCTATGGGTctgagctatggggcaggacccTGGCCCCATCTATGGGTCTGGGCTCTGGGCctgagctatggggcaggaccACGACCCCATCTATGGGTCTGGGCTCTGGGTctgagctatggggcagggctcCATCCCCATCTATGGGTCTGGGCTCTGAGTctgagctatggggcaggaccACGACCCCATCTATGGGTCTGGGCTCTGGGTctgagctatggggcagggctaTGGGTCTGGCTATGGGGCAGGCTATAGAACTAGCTATAGGGTGGGCTATGGGGCTGGTTATGGGTCCAGCTATGGGTCTGGCTATGGGTCTgtgctatggggcaggaccACGACCCCATCTATGGGTCTGGGCTCTGGGTCTGAGCTATAGGGCAGGGCTCCGTCCCTATCTATGGGTCTGAGCTATGGGTctgagctatggggcaggaccACGATCCCATCTATGGGTCTGGGCTCTGGGTctgagctatggggcaggacccTGGCCCCATCTATGGGTCCGGCTATGGGTctgagctatggggcaggaccACGATCCCATCTATGGGTCTGGGCTCTGGGTCTAAGCTATGGGGCAGGGCCCTGGCCCCATCTATGGGTCTGGGCTCTGGGTCTGAGCTATGGGGCAGGCTATAGAACTAGCTATAGGGTGGGCTATGGGGCTGGTTATGGGTCCAGCTATGGGTCCAGCTGTGGGTctgagctatggggcaggacccTGGCCCCATCTATGGGTCTGGGCTCTGGGTctgagctatggggcagggctcCGTCCCTATCTATGGGTCTGAGCTATGGGTctgagctatggggcaggacccTGGCCCCATCTATGGGTCTGGGCTCTGGGTCTGAGCTATAGGGCAGGGCTCCGGCCCCATCTATGGGTCTGGTCTCTGGGTctgagctatggggcaggacccCGGCCCCATCTATGGGTCTGGCTATGGGTctgagctatggggcaggacccTGGCCCCATCTATGGGTCTGGCTATGGGTctgagctatggggcaggacccTGGCCCCATCTATGGGTCTGAGCTATGGGTctgagctatggggcagggctaTGGGTCTGGGTATGGGGCAGGCTATAGAACTAGCTATAGGGTGGGCTATGGGGCTGGTTATGGGTCCAGCTATGGGTCTGGCTATGGGTctgagctatggggcagggccACGACCCCATCTATGGGTctgagctatggggcaggacccTGGCCCCATCTATGGGTCTGGCTATGGGGCAGGCTATAGAACTAGCTATAGGGTGGGCTATGGGGCTGGTTATGGGTCCAGCTATGGGTCCGGCTCTGGGTCTGAGCTATGGGGCAGGCCCCCGACCCCATCTATGGGTCTGCCCCCTATCTCTAGGGCAGTGCTCTGGGCCCATCTATGGGTCCAGCTATGGGTCTGGGCTCTGGGCctgagctatggggcaggaccACGATCCCATCTATGGGTCTGAGCTATGGGTctgagctatggggcaggacccTGGCCCCATCTATGGGTCTGGTCTCTGGGTCTGAGCTATGGGTCAGGCCCCCGGCCCCATCTATGGGTCTGCCCCCTATCTCTAGGGCAGTGCGTGATCCAGGTGCTGCCCCCGCTGCCCACGCAGGGGCTGGGCCCCGCGGACGTCCCGGCGCTGACGGAGCGGGTGCGCGGCGCCATGCTGCAGGCCTTCGACGCGCTCTCGGCCGAGCTCAGCCCCACGGCGCCGACCCCCGCCCCACAGTGACCCACGGCTGCCCCAcggctgccccacagcagccccacaTCAGCCCCACGGCGGCCCCACGGCGGCCCCATGGTGGTCCCGTGGCGGTCCCGTGGCCCCC from Anas platyrhynchos isolate ZD024472 breed Pekin duck chromosome 17, IASCAAS_PekinDuck_T2T, whole genome shotgun sequence includes the following:
- the AGPAT1 gene encoding 1-acyl-sn-glycerol-3-phosphate acyltransferase alpha produces the protein MWLPLAALALVLARAVLWRSRSARFFLKMFLFHGWVLLLALLALPLCALRGRDVENMRILRGLLQHVKHLYGIRMAVRGAQHFPPRQPYVVVSNHQSSLDLLGMMEVLPDRCVPIAKRELLYMGAVGAACWLGGIIFIDRKRTHDAISVMAEAAHTMLSQDVRVWVFPEGTRNHGGSMLPFKRGAFHLAVQAQVPVVPIVISSYQHFYSKQERRFTPGQCVIQVLPPLPTQGLGPADVPALTERVRGAMLQAFDALSAELSPTAPTPAPQ